A window of Mucilaginibacter paludis DSM 18603 contains these coding sequences:
- a CDS encoding SusC/RagA family TonB-linked outer membrane protein produces the protein MRITFSQLLFIMLMTGITYSKPTAAQGVLSKKVSLAVQNKTLSDVLTLLAKTHQVEFIYNQDVIATSDKITVSFNNENLKQVLDKLLTRYHINYQVFKGKVILMDAQPAESTVTPAVETPTAAQNIEVKGKVVDEKNETLIGVSVTVKGTTKGTITDVNGNFKLTVASPGDILVFKYIGYVTVEIPASGASPLTVKMTADSKSLNEVIVLGYGTKKKSDVTGSVASLNSDEIIKSKAPNAQEAIQGRLPGVDVKRSSGKPGADMTIEIRGVNSIYGNTQPLYVVDGIPVASINDINPSDIERMDVLKDASSTAIFGSRGANGVVIVTTKKGTRGQTKVNYDGYVGVVNAYNLPRMMTGPEFVTYAREFYSTLGASLTPQVNYTDAQIFSPTELSNINSGNYTNWVNLIKQNGLQTNHNLSITGGDEKTVYFLSAGFQNYEGATKVEDTKKYTLKVGLDKTINDWFKVGASMYGTYADYNLGSGEVFRSAYRLRPTGSAYNADGSNRFFAYETESQITNPLFDLENDIRITQYVRMLPNLYAEIGLLKGLKFRSSFTPDITFQRAGTYADQFSKTGAGTKPSSATNSSNHIFNYTLDNVLTYNKTLNDNNKFDLTAGSSLNYYQTDNNLISVSGLPYRSLWYNVASATAVTINGTTIQPSTTVSSSYTKQTISSFFFRANYTFKNRYLLTVTGRADGNSIFADGHKWGFFPSAALGWIASEEDFIKNISAINFLKFRFSYGRSGNAAVNSSYFYPYVTQSSVTTSYYDFNGATANGSGISALANNDLTWEKTSEYNAGLELNVLKNRIGFTFDYYNKTAKGTLLPQQIPAANGFTTVVSNIGSIRNSGVEIGLNTTNIKSKQFTWTTNINYSKNKNQILDLFGNGANDVGNARFIGQKARVIYNYKVIGVWQTSEAAQAAVYGEKPGQYKIQDTNNDGKITADDRVVLGSDIPDWFGGITNTFNYKAFDLGFTVYTRQGTVQQSTFLDQFMNQDQGRARFNAYQRNYWTPTNPSNTWANNAVETDATRRTAATYQNSSYTKISNITLGYTLPKAAATKIKLNNLRLYATAYNPFIFTKFIGWDPETADLSSFGLQDFRTRTFIIGVNVTL, from the coding sequence ATGAGAATCACATTTAGCCAGTTATTGTTCATTATGTTGATGACCGGCATTACCTATTCAAAACCCACCGCTGCCCAGGGTGTATTGAGTAAAAAGGTTAGCCTGGCTGTACAGAATAAAACCCTGTCGGACGTTTTGACGTTACTGGCCAAAACACACCAGGTTGAATTTATATACAACCAGGACGTTATTGCTACGAGCGATAAAATTACGGTCAGTTTCAATAACGAAAACCTTAAACAAGTTTTAGATAAACTATTAACGCGCTACCACATCAATTACCAGGTATTTAAGGGCAAGGTAATTTTAATGGATGCCCAACCTGCCGAAAGTACTGTTACCCCAGCTGTGGAAACGCCGACAGCCGCTCAAAATATAGAAGTTAAAGGAAAAGTAGTTGATGAGAAAAACGAAACACTGATTGGGGTAAGCGTTACTGTAAAGGGTACTACCAAAGGCACTATTACTGATGTTAACGGCAATTTTAAACTAACCGTTGCAAGCCCGGGCGATATACTGGTGTTTAAATACATTGGTTATGTTACTGTTGAAATACCGGCCAGTGGCGCATCACCTTTAACAGTTAAAATGACAGCCGATTCCAAATCGCTGAACGAGGTGATTGTTTTGGGTTACGGCACCAAGAAAAAGAGCGATGTTACAGGTAGTGTAGCCTCGTTAAACAGTGATGAAATTATTAAATCAAAAGCCCCAAATGCTCAGGAAGCTATCCAGGGAAGGTTGCCGGGCGTGGATGTTAAACGTTCGTCGGGTAAACCGGGGGCCGATATGACGATTGAAATCCGTGGTGTTAATTCAATTTACGGTAATACGCAACCGCTATATGTTGTTGATGGAATTCCCGTAGCCAGTATCAATGATATCAACCCATCTGACATTGAGCGGATGGATGTATTGAAGGATGCTTCTTCAACGGCCATATTCGGCTCCCGCGGAGCCAACGGCGTGGTTATTGTAACCACCAAAAAAGGTACGCGCGGCCAAACTAAAGTTAATTACGATGGCTATGTAGGCGTAGTAAATGCTTACAACCTGCCCAGGATGATGACCGGGCCCGAATTTGTTACTTACGCCAGGGAATTTTACAGCACTTTAGGAGCCAGTTTAACGCCTCAGGTAAACTATACCGATGCCCAGATATTTTCGCCTACAGAGCTATCTAACATCAACAGCGGCAATTATACCAATTGGGTTAATCTCATCAAACAAAATGGTTTACAAACCAACCACAACCTTTCCATAACCGGCGGTGATGAAAAAACGGTTTACTTTTTATCCGCCGGTTTTCAGAATTACGAGGGAGCTACTAAAGTGGAGGATACCAAAAAGTATACGTTAAAAGTAGGCCTGGATAAAACCATCAACGATTGGTTTAAAGTTGGTGCATCAATGTACGGCACTTATGCCGATTACAATTTAGGAAGCGGCGAAGTTTTCCGCAGTGCCTACCGTTTAAGGCCCACAGGCAGCGCCTACAATGCCGACGGCAGCAACCGCTTTTTTGCTTACGAAACAGAATCCCAGATCACTAACCCTTTGTTTGACCTGGAGAACGATATACGTATAACCCAATACGTTAGAATGTTACCTAATTTATACGCCGAAATAGGGCTTTTAAAGGGTTTAAAGTTCCGCTCGTCTTTCACGCCTGATATCACGTTTCAGCGCGCCGGTACTTATGCAGATCAGTTTTCAAAAACAGGTGCCGGAACCAAACCCAGTTCGGCAACCAATAGCAGCAACCATATTTTCAATTATACGCTGGATAACGTATTAACCTATAACAAAACCCTCAACGACAATAATAAATTTGACCTTACAGCAGGTAGCTCGCTCAACTACTACCAAACAGATAATAACCTCATCAGTGTGTCGGGCTTACCTTATCGCTCCTTATGGTATAATGTGGCCAGCGCTACAGCGGTAACTATTAACGGCACCACTATTCAGCCATCAACAACCGTATCCAGCAGTTACACCAAACAAACAATCAGTTCGTTTTTCTTCAGGGCCAATTACACGTTTAAAAACAGGTATTTGTTAACCGTAACAGGTCGTGCGGATGGCAATTCCATTTTTGCCGACGGACATAAATGGGGCTTTTTCCCCTCGGCCGCTTTAGGCTGGATTGCAAGTGAAGAGGATTTTATCAAAAATATCTCCGCTATCAATTTCCTCAAATTCAGGTTTAGCTATGGCCGCTCCGGTAATGCCGCCGTTAACAGCAGCTACTTCTATCCTTATGTTACCCAATCGAGCGTTACCACAAGCTATTACGACTTTAACGGCGCAACGGCTAATGGTTCGGGCATTTCTGCTTTAGCTAACAATGATCTAACCTGGGAGAAAACTTCGGAGTACAACGCCGGCCTGGAATTAAATGTGCTGAAAAACCGTATCGGCTTTACGTTTGATTACTATAATAAAACAGCCAAAGGCACCTTACTGCCACAACAGATACCTGCAGCTAACGGCTTTACCACCGTGGTATCAAACATTGGCTCCATCCGCAACAGCGGTGTTGAAATTGGTTTAAATACAACTAATATTAAAAGCAAACAATTCACCTGGACTACCAACATCAACTACTCCAAAAATAAAAACCAGATTCTGGATCTGTTTGGCAACGGCGCTAATGATGTGGGTAACGCCAGGTTTATTGGCCAAAAAGCACGTGTAATTTATAATTATAAAGTTATTGGAGTTTGGCAAACCAGCGAAGCTGCACAGGCTGCAGTTTACGGCGAAAAACCGGGCCAATACAAAATTCAAGACACCAACAACGACGGCAAAATTACTGCCGACGACCGGGTGGTACTTGGCAGCGATATTCCGGATTGGTTTGGCGGTATTACCAACACCTTTAACTATAAAGCGTTTGACTTAGGTTTCACCGTGTATACCCGCCAGGGTACCGTACAACAAAGCACTTTTCTGGATCAGTTTATGAATCAGGACCAGGGCCGGGCACGTTTTAACGCCTACCAACGCAACTACTGGACACCTACCAACCCAAGCAACACCTGGGCCAACAACGCGGTGGAAACTGATGCTACCAGAAGAACCGCCGCTACTTACCAAAATTCGTCCTATACTAAAATAAGCAACATTACCCTTGGCTATACCCTGCCCAAGGCAGCTGCAACCAAAATAAAACTGAACAACCTCAGGCTTTATGCCACTGCGTATAACCCTTTTATTTTCACCAAGTTCATCGGTTGGGATCCGGAGACTGCAGATCTGAGTTCGTTTGGATTACAGGATTTCCGCACCCGTACTTTTATCATTGGTGTTAACGTAACCTTATAA
- a CDS encoding RagB/SusD family nutrient uptake outer membrane protein yields the protein MKYLKNKMLWLLALTMVSCTFGCKKYLEENNLGGQTAETYYVTAPGFEDLVKSNYPNLRYLFNNNTLYNMGTDIFSSYAVTDVQPLNLYNSSLNSSISDVDTYWKQLYYAIGTTNITLYWATQVKGMDATLLNTRIGEAKALRAYYYYMLAETFGDVPLVLEKSVTASVAFSRTPEQQVYTQIIKDLTEAAAALPVTTTDQGRVTKGFAQHLLAKVYLTRGYKSYGAGVNDFTQAATLAESLITTGPYTLRPVFSSLFDPTVANFQINSEVIFSVQYSTNAATNPVYYLGKVQTTAITGNNLHQNFLWETNPLAAIGRSALYNKAIVTNAVPDPYFFTLFDKTRDSRYQATVWNTLLAQAAGTVNGRTFAVGDTVIYYPDVAFTTAQKAAKKYFVFNPDEYRSSPFSGLTRTYPEFKKFRELNLAYADNGGTRDTYVFRLAETYLIAAEAYLQAGNLAKALPFYNAVRTRAAKTGINPVSGIAYTTEMQVTTLTLDNILDERARELVGEELRWFELKRTGKLIARTLTYNDEAKAANTIKSFHLLRPIPQSQIDLNRGAAFPQNPGY from the coding sequence ATGAAATATTTAAAAAATAAAATGCTATGGTTACTGGCTTTAACCATGGTATCTTGCACCTTTGGTTGCAAAAAGTACCTTGAGGAAAACAACCTGGGTGGCCAGACCGCTGAAACGTATTATGTTACAGCGCCGGGCTTTGAAGATTTAGTGAAATCAAACTATCCCAACCTTCGCTACTTGTTTAACAACAACACCTTATATAACATGGGTACGGATATTTTCTCGTCGTACGCGGTTACGGATGTTCAACCCCTCAATTTGTATAATAGTTCGTTAAATTCCTCAATAAGCGATGTGGATACCTATTGGAAACAACTGTATTATGCTATAGGCACTACAAACATTACCTTATATTGGGCAACTCAGGTTAAAGGCATGGACGCTACGTTGTTAAATACTCGTATTGGCGAAGCTAAGGCCCTGCGCGCTTACTACTATTACATGCTGGCAGAAACTTTTGGCGATGTGCCGCTCGTGCTGGAAAAATCAGTGACGGCAAGTGTGGCTTTTAGCCGTACGCCCGAACAACAGGTTTATACCCAAATTATTAAAGACCTTACCGAAGCAGCGGCAGCACTGCCGGTTACCACAACCGACCAGGGCAGGGTAACCAAAGGTTTTGCACAGCATTTACTTGCCAAAGTTTATTTAACCCGCGGCTACAAAAGCTATGGCGCAGGCGTTAATGATTTTACGCAGGCAGCTACCCTGGCCGAAAGTTTAATTACCACCGGCCCTTATACTTTAAGGCCAGTATTCTCGTCATTGTTTGACCCTACTGTAGCCAATTTTCAAATCAATTCCGAAGTTATTTTCTCCGTGCAGTACAGTACCAACGCGGCAACCAACCCGGTGTATTACCTGGGTAAGGTGCAAACCACAGCAATTACGGGTAATAACCTGCACCAAAACTTTCTTTGGGAAACCAATCCTCTGGCTGCAATTGGCCGCAGCGCTTTATACAACAAGGCTATAGTAACCAATGCCGTTCCTGATCCATACTTTTTTACGCTGTTTGACAAAACACGCGATAGCCGCTACCAGGCTACCGTTTGGAATACGCTGCTTGCGCAAGCCGCCGGTACGGTTAACGGCCGCACTTTTGCGGTGGGCGATACTGTTATTTACTACCCGGATGTAGCCTTTACCACCGCGCAAAAAGCCGCTAAAAAATACTTTGTGTTTAACCCGGATGAATACCGCTCGTCGCCGTTTTCGGGGCTGACCAGAACTTATCCGGAATTTAAAAAATTCCGTGAGTTGAACCTGGCCTATGCCGATAATGGCGGTACCAGGGATACCTATGTATTCCGGTTAGCCGAAACTTATTTGATTGCGGCGGAGGCCTATTTACAAGCCGGAAATTTAGCCAAGGCATTACCGTTTTATAACGCGGTAAGAACACGGGCTGCTAAAACCGGTATTAACCCGGTTTCGGGGATAGCTTACACAACAGAAATGCAGGTTACTACGTTAACTCTGGATAATATTTTGGATGAAAGGGCACGCGAATTAGTTGGAGAAGAGCTGAGGTGGTTTGAGTTGAAACGGACAGGCAAACTTATTGCGCGTACGCTGACTTACAATGATGAAGCAAAGGCTGCCAATACCATTAAGTCTTTCCATTTACTACGCCCTATACCCCAGTCGCAAATTGACTTGAACCGCGGAGCGGCATTCCCGCAAAACCCTGGATATTGA
- a CDS encoding glycoside hydrolase family 28 protein codes for MKAQLLGFMLIGTMLSTYGQKKDYNIVAYGAKPGLSINNKKAIQAAIDAAAKTGGRVIVPAGNFATAPIQMKSSVELYLAPDAILYGSTNRLDYNEGEMSVIWAEGQHNIAITGKGTINGQGRDVVEHALELLRAGKITDEQYLAKRPNEANRPNLIYFKNCERINITGITLRNAASWVQNYKQCKDLVIDSITVHSNEYWNNDGLDIVDSKNVKITNSYFNAADDAICLKSEVKGETCENIWIENCIARSSANAFKIGTGSLGNFKNITVKNLTVFDTYRSAIAIETVDGGSLEDVHISHVVGRNTGNAIFIRLGHRNPDERYSSLSNITIDDVKVEVPSGKPDIGYPVEGPLPKVPPHNLLPASIVGLPGHVVQNVSISNVEISYGGGAKKEIAYVSTGSLATVTENAAGYPEFSMFGELPSWALYVRHAGNIKISNFKVLLQQSDFRPAMVFDDVTGLSLKNINLPASVSLPAIVYKNVNQLESATITLPPGDEAILKLDQ; via the coding sequence ATGAAGGCACAGTTATTAGGTTTTATGCTCATCGGTACAATGCTAAGTACTTACGGCCAAAAAAAAGATTACAATATTGTTGCTTACGGTGCAAAACCGGGCTTGAGTATCAATAATAAAAAAGCCATTCAGGCAGCTATTGATGCGGCTGCTAAAACAGGTGGCAGGGTAATTGTTCCGGCAGGTAATTTCGCCACCGCCCCTATTCAAATGAAGAGTTCCGTAGAACTCTACCTGGCTCCGGATGCCATTCTGTACGGTAGCACCAACCGTTTGGATTACAACGAGGGCGAAATGTCTGTGATCTGGGCCGAAGGACAGCACAACATTGCCATAACCGGCAAAGGCACCATTAATGGCCAGGGCCGGGATGTGGTTGAACACGCGCTGGAGCTATTACGCGCCGGTAAAATAACCGACGAACAGTATTTAGCCAAACGCCCTAACGAAGCTAACCGCCCTAACTTGATTTATTTTAAAAACTGTGAGCGTATCAATATTACCGGTATAACCTTAAGAAACGCTGCAAGCTGGGTGCAAAATTACAAGCAATGTAAAGACCTGGTGATTGACAGCATAACCGTACATAGCAACGAGTACTGGAACAATGACGGCTTAGATATAGTGGACTCAAAGAATGTAAAAATTACCAACAGTTATTTTAACGCTGCAGACGATGCCATTTGCCTTAAATCGGAAGTTAAGGGCGAAACCTGCGAAAACATCTGGATAGAAAACTGCATCGCACGTTCAAGCGCAAACGCGTTTAAAATAGGTACCGGTTCTTTGGGCAACTTTAAAAACATCACGGTAAAAAACCTTACTGTATTTGATACTTACCGGTCTGCCATTGCCATTGAAACCGTAGATGGGGGCAGCCTGGAAGATGTTCATATCAGCCATGTAGTTGGCCGCAACACCGGGAACGCCATATTTATCCGTTTAGGACACCGCAACCCCGACGAGCGTTACAGTTCACTCAGCAATATCACCATCGACGACGTAAAGGTAGAGGTACCCAGCGGCAAACCGGATATTGGTTATCCTGTAGAAGGCCCGCTGCCAAAAGTACCTCCGCATAACCTGCTGCCTGCTTCCATTGTGGGCTTACCTGGTCATGTTGTTCAAAATGTATCCATCTCCAATGTCGAAATAAGTTACGGTGGTGGTGCTAAAAAAGAAATTGCGTATGTTAGCACTGGTTCGCTGGCTACCGTTACTGAAAATGCTGCAGGATACCCGGAGTTTTCCATGTTTGGAGAATTACCATCCTGGGCGCTGTATGTAAGGCATGCCGGGAACATCAAAATCAGTAATTTTAAAGTTTTATTGCAACAGAGTGATTTTCGCCCGGCGATGGTATTTGATGATGTAACAGGTTTATCGTTAAAAAATATAAACTTACCTGCGTCTGTATCCCTACCGGCCATTGTTTACAAAAACGTAAATCAGTTGGAAAGTGCAACCATCACGTTGCCGCCTGGAGATGAAGCTATTCTGAAGTTAGACCAATAA
- a CDS encoding GH92 family glycosyl hydrolase, with the protein MIKRFLSLSYLLVLLLTVTLPLHSQNVVNYVQPMAGTGIANTPAALKHGEGFALFANTIPAVTTPFAMTQWTPQTQLTENKCVPPYYYKDHYFSGFRGSHWLSGSCTQDYGSVTIMPISGKLKTANTEYPTPFSHQDETSSPYRYSIDLKNYKMQATVTSTPRSAIMVFTARQADSVYLLITPNSDYDKGSIKIDASKGEISGYNPVHRIYQGWGKEAGFNGYFVIVVEKSIGNSGTFSGDKVFSSNSISNQKNSGAYLGFKLQAGQSIRVKVGTSFSSIEGARKNLQAEIPGWDFEAIAAQSKATWEKSLSQISLRTASEKDKKIFYTSFYHAMQQPRLYNDVDGTYPKFASQHQLGKLEKGNYYDDFSLWDIYRAQIPLFEILQPSVVDNMANSLILKGQQGGWLSIFPCWNSYTSEMIGDHCNSVIASAYLKGISTFNINEAYRLMRQNAFDIPDSKADYVEGKGRRALDSYLKYHYIPVEDSVPDAFHQKEQVSRTLEYAYDDYALAMVAKKIGQTTDYGQLLKRSAYYQNIFDQSVGMVRGRHADGSWVNPYLPDSKAYYITEGSPRQYTFYVPQDVPGLARLMGGREKLEMELDSLFEKNEYWHGNEPGHQIPFMYNFTGSPWKTQRQVRNILSREYGDGPGGLSGNDDAGQMSAWYMFAAMGLYPVNPVSGEYLLCSPLFDQTTIKLFNGKNFEITTHKTSKTAQYIHQVKLNGKIISKNYITYAAVVEGGKLEIYLQDKPDKLWGTKPLMQPSGMANNTH; encoded by the coding sequence ATGATAAAAAGATTTTTAAGCCTTAGCTACCTTTTAGTCCTGTTACTAACAGTTACTCTTCCGCTGCACAGCCAAAACGTGGTTAACTATGTACAACCCATGGCAGGCACTGGCATTGCCAACACCCCTGCCGCACTAAAACACGGCGAAGGCTTTGCCCTGTTTGCAAATACCATCCCCGCTGTAACAACGCCTTTTGCCATGACGCAATGGACACCGCAAACCCAGCTCACCGAAAATAAATGTGTGCCGCCGTACTATTATAAGGATCATTATTTCAGTGGTTTCAGGGGCTCACATTGGCTGAGCGGATCGTGTACCCAGGATTATGGCAGCGTAACTATTATGCCCATTAGCGGCAAATTAAAAACTGCCAATACTGAATACCCCACTCCGTTCTCGCACCAGGACGAAACTTCATCGCCGTACAGGTATAGCATTGATTTGAAAAATTACAAAATGCAGGCCACGGTAACCTCAACGCCCAGAAGCGCCATTATGGTTTTTACAGCCCGGCAGGCCGATAGCGTTTACCTGCTCATTACGCCAAACAGTGATTACGATAAGGGATCTATTAAGATAGATGCGAGCAAGGGAGAAATAAGCGGTTATAATCCCGTACACCGGATTTACCAGGGCTGGGGGAAGGAAGCTGGTTTTAACGGCTATTTTGTTATCGTTGTTGAAAAATCCATCGGCAACAGCGGTACGTTTTCGGGCGATAAGGTATTTTCAAGCAACAGCATCAGCAATCAAAAAAACAGCGGTGCTTATTTAGGATTTAAGTTGCAAGCGGGCCAATCGATACGCGTTAAGGTGGGCACATCTTTCAGCAGCATTGAAGGTGCCAGGAAAAACCTCCAGGCAGAGATCCCCGGATGGGATTTTGAAGCTATTGCGGCCCAAAGTAAAGCAACATGGGAGAAATCTTTATCTCAAATCTCGCTCCGGACAGCCTCAGAAAAAGATAAGAAAATATTTTACACGTCGTTTTATCACGCCATGCAGCAGCCGCGTTTGTACAATGATGTCGACGGAACCTACCCCAAGTTTGCATCTCAACATCAGTTGGGCAAACTGGAGAAGGGCAACTATTACGACGATTTTTCTTTATGGGATATTTACAGGGCTCAGATCCCCTTATTTGAAATATTGCAGCCCTCCGTGGTTGACAATATGGCTAATTCATTAATATTAAAGGGGCAGCAAGGTGGATGGCTGTCTATTTTCCCTTGCTGGAACAGCTATACTTCTGAAATGATCGGCGACCATTGCAACTCGGTGATCGCCTCGGCCTATTTAAAAGGTATCAGTACTTTTAATATAAACGAAGCTTACCGCCTGATGCGCCAGAACGCTTTCGACATACCGGACAGCAAAGCGGACTATGTAGAAGGCAAAGGACGCAGGGCTTTGGATAGTTACCTTAAATACCATTACATACCTGTAGAAGACAGCGTACCTGATGCCTTTCATCAAAAAGAACAGGTAAGCCGCACCTTAGAATATGCTTATGATGACTACGCACTGGCCATGGTGGCCAAAAAGATAGGCCAGACCACGGACTATGGGCAATTATTAAAACGGTCGGCCTATTACCAAAACATTTTTGACCAAAGCGTAGGTATGGTACGTGGCCGGCATGCGGATGGTTCATGGGTAAATCCCTATCTGCCCGATAGCAAAGCTTACTATATCACCGAAGGTTCTCCCCGCCAATATACTTTTTATGTACCGCAGGATGTACCTGGGCTGGCCAGGTTAATGGGAGGCCGCGAAAAACTGGAAATGGAGTTGGATAGTCTTTTTGAAAAGAACGAATACTGGCATGGAAACGAACCCGGGCACCAAATTCCTTTCATGTACAATTTTACCGGTTCACCCTGGAAAACCCAACGGCAGGTGCGTAACATTCTGTCGAGGGAATACGGCGATGGCCCCGGCGGCCTGAGCGGGAATGATGATGCGGGTCAAATGTCGGCATGGTATATGTTTGCGGCCATGGGCTTATATCCGGTAAATCCGGTATCGGGCGAATATTTATTGTGCTCACCGCTATTTGATCAAACTACCATCAAGCTGTTTAACGGTAAAAACTTCGAAATCACCACTCATAAAACGAGTAAAACCGCACAGTATATACACCAGGTTAAATTAAACGGGAAAATCATCAGCAAAAATTACATCACTTACGCTGCTGTAGTTGAAGGCGGCAAACTGGAAATATACTTGCAAGACAAGCCTGACAAACTGTGGGGAACCAAACCGCTGATGCAACCTTCGGGGATGGCCAATAATACCCATTGA
- a CDS encoding RNA polymerase sigma factor — MANDKKGKDLLPEWEQFITSKDSKAFHDLYIGYYHYFHFLGKKRGFAPPVIEDAISDLFLYIWGNSDKLRGVRNHHNYLVTFFINKLLSKRGPAKEDVIDIMEISDLLTVPSAEYQHITANVKESVAETIKNYVEQLPPQQRLMIYQKFYLGLSYNEISTTNNVSVRTAYNTIFQAITTLKANLSKEKSLILGLLSLTIIFFLIFFKNLW; from the coding sequence ATGGCAAATGATAAAAAAGGAAAAGACTTATTGCCAGAATGGGAACAATTTATTACAAGTAAAGATTCTAAAGCATTTCACGATCTTTATATTGGTTATTATCATTATTTTCATTTTTTAGGAAAAAAAAGGGGATTCGCCCCTCCAGTAATCGAAGATGCGATAAGTGATCTTTTTTTGTATATCTGGGGAAATTCCGATAAGTTGCGTGGTGTAAGAAATCATCACAATTACCTGGTTACGTTTTTCATCAATAAATTATTGAGCAAAAGGGGCCCGGCTAAAGAAGACGTGATTGATATTATGGAAATATCAGATCTACTGACGGTTCCATCTGCAGAATACCAGCATATTACCGCTAATGTAAAAGAAAGTGTAGCTGAAACCATTAAAAATTATGTAGAGCAGCTACCGCCGCAGCAAAGATTGATGATTTACCAGAAATTTTACCTGGGATTATCTTATAATGAAATCTCAACAACTAATAATGTATCTGTAAGAACCGCTTACAATACAATATTTCAGGCTATAACTACTTTAAAAGCCAACTTAAGTAAAGAAAAGAGCTTAATTTTAGGTCTTTTATCGTTAACGATCATCTTTTTTTTAATTTTTTTCAAAAATCTCTGGTAA
- a CDS encoding FecR family protein: protein MHTSDFLYLLEDQSFLNYCNGSNQYDTDYWHNWLLEHPEDEKAIEELKVLVILLTEETRKQQAEAGFKMLHQKLSAQAETKITGKVKPLFKRLSIAASLLVMLSTGLYLYISKNNRSTGYSINKLADIKPGGNKAILTLANGTKIDLTNAQNGTLAVQNGTQISKKADGQVIYQTAGNSTGQGNTPGINTIQTPLKGQYMIVLPDGTKVWLNSVSSLRYPAVFDQKTREVELTGEAYFEVAHFTLKGSNKRVPFVVQTTSATNRNKTQKIEVLGTHFNVNCYDDEPLSKTTLLEGSIKVSNPDITGGSEALLSPGQELSSGAGRFNVGQADIEAAIAWKNNDFVFREDIRSALRKVARWYDVDIVYAESAPKQLMLGGWISRKKNISEVLEMMEGTGKVHFTITGRRIMVTE, encoded by the coding sequence ATGCATACAAGCGATTTTTTATACCTGCTCGAAGACCAAAGCTTTTTAAATTATTGCAACGGTAGCAATCAATACGATACAGACTACTGGCATAACTGGCTATTAGAGCATCCTGAAGATGAAAAAGCCATTGAGGAGCTTAAGGTATTGGTAATATTGCTAACTGAAGAAACCCGCAAACAGCAGGCAGAAGCAGGTTTTAAAATGTTACATCAAAAATTATCCGCACAAGCTGAAACAAAAATCACCGGTAAAGTTAAGCCCTTGTTTAAACGGCTATCCATCGCAGCCTCCTTGTTAGTCATGTTATCCACCGGTCTCTACCTCTATATTTCAAAAAATAACAGGTCGACAGGTTATTCCATCAATAAACTCGCCGATATCAAACCTGGAGGTAATAAAGCTATACTCACCTTAGCTAACGGAACAAAGATTGACCTTACCAATGCCCAAAACGGAACATTAGCCGTACAAAACGGAACGCAGATATCAAAAAAAGCAGATGGCCAGGTTATTTATCAAACAGCCGGAAATTCTACCGGCCAGGGAAACACGCCAGGTATCAATACCATTCAAACACCACTAAAAGGTCAGTACATGATCGTACTCCCCGATGGTACCAAAGTATGGCTAAACTCAGTATCATCATTACGCTACCCTGCTGTTTTTGACCAGAAAACAAGGGAGGTTGAGTTAACCGGCGAAGCTTATTTTGAAGTTGCCCATTTTACCTTAAAGGGAAGCAATAAACGGGTGCCTTTTGTTGTGCAGACAACATCCGCTACCAACCGGAATAAAACTCAAAAGATTGAGGTATTAGGTACACATTTTAATGTTAATTGCTACGATGACGAGCCACTTAGCAAAACTACTTTGCTTGAGGGCAGCATTAAAGTTTCAAACCCCGATATAACAGGCGGCAGCGAAGCATTGTTAAGTCCGGGGCAGGAATTAAGTTCAGGAGCCGGACGGTTTAACGTAGGGCAGGCCGATATTGAAGCGGCTATAGCCTGGAAAAATAATGATTTTGTGTTCAGGGAAGACATCAGGAGTGCTCTGCGTAAAGTGGCGCGCTGGTATGATGTAGATATTGTTTACGCAGAATCGGCACCAAAACAGCTGATGCTGGGCGGCTGGATCTCGAGAAAGAAAAACATTTCTGAAGTGCTCGAGATGATGGAAGGCACCGGAAAAGTTCATTTTACTATTACAGGAAGGAGGATTATGGTGACAGAGTAA